Proteins co-encoded in one Pseudomonas beijingensis genomic window:
- a CDS encoding tripartite tricarboxylate transporter TctB family protein: MLTIQRIFAAVLLLVCIGLALMAWPYQAAFSYEPVGPRAFPLLILGLMGLALLYMLFRPTPVVHSDDDPQLDRETLQKIGICVVLLLVFAGTFEPLGFIVASILIGVPMARLYGGRWVPSVVIISLMAIGLYLLFDKLMDVPLPLGLLDVLGELIWIP, encoded by the coding sequence ATGCTCACCATCCAACGTATTTTTGCCGCGGTGCTGCTGCTGGTTTGTATCGGCCTGGCGCTGATGGCCTGGCCGTATCAGGCCGCCTTTTCCTATGAACCGGTCGGCCCGCGCGCCTTTCCATTATTGATCCTGGGACTGATGGGCCTGGCGCTGCTGTACATGCTGTTTCGCCCTACGCCCGTCGTGCACAGCGACGACGACCCGCAACTGGACCGCGAAACCCTGCAGAAGATCGGCATTTGCGTGGTGCTGTTGCTGGTCTTCGCCGGGACCTTCGAACCCCTGGGCTTCATCGTCGCCAGCATCCTGATCGGTGTGCCGATGGCGCGCCTGTATGGCGGTCGCTGGGTACCGAGCGTGGTGATCATCAGCCTGATGGCCATCGGTCTTTATCTGTTGTTCGACAAGCTGATGGACGTGCCGCTGCCCCTGGGCCTGCTCGACGTCCTGGGAGAATTGATATGGATACCCTGA
- a CDS encoding enoyl-CoA hydratase/isomerase family protein — MNLHFEELTGIDGARIGIATLDAEKSLNALSLPMINALRDRLDAWAREPQVVCVLLRGNGAKAFCAGGEVRSLVEACRAHPGEVPPLAAQFFAAEYRLDFNLHTYPKPLLCWGHGYVLGGGMGLLQGASTRIVTPSSRLAMPEISIGLYPDVGASWFLSRLPGKLGLFLGLTGAHMNARDAIDLGLADRFLLDEQQDDLIEGLLQLNWQEQTEMQLNSLLKALQQEAIAQLPEAQWLPRRPKIDEWLDVSDVRCAWKALSLLVDHPDPLIARAAKTMTEGSPLTAHLVWEQIARARHLSLAGVFRMEYTLSLNCCRHPEFSEGVRARLIDKDHKPRWHWPDINHVPEAAVEAHFHKAWEGRHPLADLSNE; from the coding sequence ATGAATCTGCACTTCGAAGAACTCACCGGCATCGACGGTGCCCGTATCGGCATCGCCACCCTGGACGCCGAAAAATCCCTGAACGCTCTTTCCCTGCCCATGATCAACGCCTTGCGTGATCGCCTCGATGCCTGGGCCAGGGAGCCGCAGGTCGTTTGTGTGCTGTTGCGCGGCAATGGCGCCAAGGCCTTCTGCGCCGGCGGTGAAGTGCGCAGCCTGGTGGAGGCCTGCCGCGCTCATCCCGGCGAGGTACCGCCGTTGGCGGCACAATTCTTCGCGGCCGAATACCGCTTGGACTTTAACCTGCACACCTACCCCAAGCCCTTGCTGTGCTGGGGCCACGGTTATGTACTGGGCGGTGGCATGGGGCTGCTGCAAGGCGCCAGTACCCGCATCGTCACGCCCAGCAGCCGCCTGGCCATGCCGGAAATCAGCATCGGCCTGTACCCGGATGTCGGCGCCAGTTGGTTCTTGTCACGCCTGCCCGGCAAGCTCGGGCTGTTTCTCGGCCTGACCGGTGCCCATATGAATGCCCGGGACGCCATCGACCTGGGCCTGGCCGACCGTTTTTTGCTGGATGAACAACAAGACGACCTGATCGAAGGCCTGCTGCAGCTCAACTGGCAGGAGCAGACCGAGATGCAGCTCAACAGCTTGCTCAAGGCTCTGCAGCAGGAAGCCATCGCCCAACTGCCCGAAGCCCAATGGCTGCCGCGGCGGCCGAAAATCGATGAGTGGTTGGATGTCAGCGATGTGCGCTGCGCCTGGAAAGCCCTCAGCCTGCTGGTGGATCACCCTGATCCACTGATCGCCCGCGCCGCCAAGACCATGACCGAAGGCTCACCGTTGACCGCTCATCTGGTCTGGGAACAGATCGCCCGGGCCCGACATTTGTCTTTGGCCGGTGTGTTCCGGATGGAATACACCCTGAGCCTCAACTGCTGCCGTCATCCGGAGTTCAGCGAAGGCGTGCGGGCGCGATTGATCGACAAGGATCACAAACCGCGCTGGCACTGGCCGGACATCAACCATGTGCCTGAAGCGGCGGTCGAGGCGCACTTTCACAAGGCCTGGGAAGGCCGGCATCCATTGGCGGATCTGTCCAACGAGTAA
- a CDS encoding AbrB family transcriptional regulator, which produces MSEATFRHWWGTPLVGLAGGYLASLIGWPLPWMVGSLLAIILVRCLTPWQLMEIPGGRKCGQWVVGIGIGLHFTPVVMEQVLSHFGLIFFGALITSVSSVVSVWLMRRTGEDRATAFFSSMPGGSGEMVNLGARNGADLSRVAAGQSLRVLVVVLCVPAAFKYLLGEGAPVQHATTVDWLWLALLFPAGALLAWVWERLRQPNPWLFGPLLVSAAVSIGWDLHIGLPNGASQIGQWLIGSGLGCHFNRQFFRRAPSFMGRTLVGTVLTMLIATLAALGLSTLTHLDLRSLTLGMMPGGIAEMSLTAETLQLSVPLVTALQVMRLLFVLFLAEPLFRYWTRRPGSNA; this is translated from the coding sequence ATGTCTGAGGCGACCTTCAGACATTGGTGGGGAACACCGCTGGTCGGCCTGGCCGGCGGTTACCTGGCCAGCCTGATCGGCTGGCCTTTGCCCTGGATGGTCGGCTCGTTGCTGGCGATCATCCTGGTGCGCTGTCTTACGCCGTGGCAACTGATGGAAATCCCCGGCGGCCGTAAATGCGGCCAATGGGTGGTGGGCATCGGCATCGGCCTGCACTTCACCCCCGTGGTGATGGAGCAGGTCCTGAGCCACTTCGGCCTGATTTTCTTCGGCGCGCTGATCACCAGCGTGTCCAGCGTAGTGAGTGTCTGGCTGATGCGTCGCACCGGCGAGGACCGCGCTACCGCGTTTTTCTCGAGCATGCCGGGCGGTTCCGGCGAAATGGTCAACCTCGGTGCCCGCAACGGCGCGGACCTCAGCCGTGTCGCGGCGGGTCAGAGCCTGCGGGTGCTGGTGGTGGTGCTGTGCGTGCCGGCGGCGTTCAAGTATCTGTTGGGCGAAGGTGCGCCGGTGCAACACGCCACGACGGTGGACTGGCTGTGGCTGGCGCTCCTGTTTCCGGCGGGCGCCCTGCTCGCCTGGGTCTGGGAGCGCTTGCGCCAACCCAATCCCTGGTTGTTCGGGCCGTTGCTGGTGAGTGCGGCGGTCAGCATCGGTTGGGACCTGCACATTGGCCTGCCGAACGGCGCCAGCCAGATCGGCCAATGGCTGATCGGCAGCGGGTTGGGTTGTCATTTCAACCGGCAGTTCTTTCGTCGGGCACCGTCGTTCATGGGCCGCACGTTGGTTGGCACGGTGTTGACGATGCTGATTGCCACGCTTGCAGCCCTAGGCTTGAGCACCTTGACCCATCTGGATCTGCGTTCGTTGACGCTGGGCATGATGCCCGGCGGCATCGCGGAAATGAGCCTGACGGCGGAGACGCTGCAACTGTCGGTGCCGTTGGTGACGGCGTTGCAGGTGATGCGGTTGCTGTTCGTGCTGTTTCTGGCGGAGCCGTTGTTCAGGTATTGGACGCGCAGGCCGGGTTCAAACGCTTAA
- the ung gene encoding uracil-DNA glycosylase — MTADDRIKLEPSWKQALRAEFDQPYMAELREFLRSEYAAGKEIYPPAPLIFNALNSTPLDKVKVVILGQDPYHGPGQAHGLCFSVQPGVPTPPSLVNIYKELKRDLNIDIPNHGYLQSWADQGVLLLNTTLTVERANANAHAKKGWQHFTDRIIEVVSEHQPHLVFLLWGAHAQSKQKLIDATKHLVLTSVHPSPLSAHRGFIGCGHFSRTNKFLQQQGETPIEWRLPPV; from the coding sequence ATGACTGCTGACGACCGTATCAAACTCGAACCGAGCTGGAAGCAGGCACTGCGTGCCGAGTTCGACCAGCCCTACATGGCGGAGTTGCGTGAGTTCCTGCGCAGTGAATACGCCGCCGGCAAGGAGATCTATCCGCCGGCTCCACTGATTTTCAACGCCCTCAATTCCACGCCGCTGGATAAGGTCAAGGTGGTGATTCTCGGCCAAGACCCGTACCACGGTCCAGGCCAGGCCCATGGCTTGTGCTTCTCGGTACAGCCGGGCGTGCCGACACCGCCGTCCCTGGTCAACATCTACAAGGAATTGAAGCGCGATTTGAACATCGATATCCCGAATCACGGCTACCTGCAGAGCTGGGCCGACCAGGGCGTATTGCTGCTCAACACGACCCTGACCGTGGAGCGCGCCAATGCCAACGCCCATGCCAAAAAAGGTTGGCAGCATTTTACTGACAGGATCATTGAAGTCGTCAGCGAACACCAGCCGCACTTGGTGTTCCTGTTGTGGGGCGCCCATGCCCAGAGCAAGCAGAAGCTGATCGATGCGACCAAGCATTTGGTGCTGACTTCGGTCCACCCGTCACCGCTGTCGGCCCACCGAGGTTTCATCGGCTGCGGGCATTTCAGCCGGACCAACAAGTTTCTCCAGCAGCAGGGCGAGACGCCGATCGAGTGGCGGTTGCCGCCGGTTTGA
- a CDS encoding putative urea ABC transporter substrate-binding protein yields MFKLRLSALLLAALSALASFSSAAAQKDHFSVCWTIYAGWMPWEYAGSQGIVDKWAKKYGIKIDVVQLNDYVESINQYTAGQFDGCTMTNMDALTIPAAGGVDSTALIVSDFSNGNDGIVLKGEGKKVADLKGMDVNLVELSVSHYLLARALDSVGLTEKDLKVVNTSDADISAAFNTDQVKAVTTWNPMLSDIKAQPGMSEVFNSSQVPGEIMDMMVVNTQTLQDNPALGKALTGAWFEVVALMNAKNAASQAALEHMAKASGTDLKGFQAQLDTTKLFATPKEALGFATSEQLPTTMGKVAEFSFQHGLLGEGAKDTNAVGMAFANGVTRGDKANLKLRFDPTYVQLAADAKL; encoded by the coding sequence ATGTTCAAGCTTCGTCTGTCTGCCCTGCTCCTCGCCGCACTCTCGGCCCTCGCGAGCTTCTCATCCGCCGCCGCACAAAAAGACCACTTCAGCGTCTGCTGGACCATTTACGCCGGCTGGATGCCCTGGGAATACGCCGGTAGCCAAGGCATCGTCGACAAATGGGCAAAAAAGTACGGCATCAAGATCGATGTCGTGCAGCTCAACGACTACGTCGAATCCATCAACCAATACACCGCCGGACAGTTCGACGGCTGCACCATGACCAACATGGATGCCCTCACCATTCCCGCCGCCGGTGGCGTAGACAGCACCGCGCTGATCGTCAGCGATTTCTCCAACGGCAACGACGGCATCGTCCTCAAGGGCGAGGGCAAGAAAGTCGCTGACCTCAAGGGCATGGACGTCAATCTGGTGGAATTGTCGGTGTCCCATTACCTGCTGGCCCGCGCCTTGGATTCGGTTGGCCTCACCGAGAAAGATCTGAAAGTCGTCAACACCTCCGATGCCGATATCTCCGCCGCCTTCAACACCGACCAAGTCAAGGCCGTCACCACCTGGAACCCAATGCTCTCGGACATCAAGGCCCAGCCTGGCATGAGCGAAGTGTTCAATTCCAGCCAGGTTCCCGGCGAGATCATGGACATGATGGTGGTCAACACCCAGACCCTGCAGGACAACCCGGCCCTGGGCAAAGCGTTGACCGGTGCCTGGTTTGAAGTGGTGGCGCTGATGAACGCAAAAAACGCCGCCAGCCAGGCCGCGTTGGAACACATGGCCAAAGCCTCGGGCACCGACCTCAAAGGTTTCCAGGCGCAACTGGACACCACCAAGCTGTTCGCCACGCCCAAGGAAGCCCTGGGCTTCGCCACCAGCGAGCAACTGCCCACGACCATGGGCAAGGTGGCCGAGTTCTCGTTCCAGCACGGCTTGTTGGGCGAAGGCGCCAAGGACACGAACGCGGTCGGCATGGCGTTCGCCAATGGCGTGACCCGCGGCGACAAGGCCAACCTCAA